From Anopheles maculipalpis chromosome X, idAnoMacuDA_375_x, whole genome shotgun sequence:
tttgtgtgtatggggCGCAATTTACCAGTTGATTGGCATTGGTCTAAGCAAAGCAATGCGGAACGGCGAACTGGCGTAAGGGCGTTTCGATAAAATGGCGGAAAAACGATAACTTGCGCTCCAGTGAACCACTGCTAACCCGCCTAATGAACTGTTCTTCACATCCGAAGCCCGGGTTAGATGGATCGGAATTAAAGCACCaagcacacaggcacacatacagagcgacacacacacacacgtcttCCTGGTTTTGTGAAGCTGTGGAGCGTAAATGTTTCGACGATGGTTACAGAGCACCGTCATCATTCAATCGAGATCACACAACCCAATGTATAGAGTGTTGTCGTGTTGTCGTATCGTTCAGTGGAGCAACACGTTTCGCTTTAATTTCCTGTTTCGGGTACTTTGGACAGCGGCAGACAGAGAATGGAAGAAGAGAGTTGGCAGAACGTTCTCATTACATTCGCTACAGGTGCCAAACGAAGCTCTCGTGCCcacatatgtatgtatgtatgtgatgGATAATAATGAGAGGGGGTAAAACGAAAGGACGCTTTGAACGATGTGGCCATTTcggccatttttgttttttgttgatgtgtgttgtgtgtgtggacgTGTCTAATAATACATCTCACCGTTCTTGGTGCTGTTGCAGAGTACCGGATACATCACACTCACCGTGCCATCGATCGTGGAAGATCTGCAGGATGCGGACGGACGACCGTCAACGCCTACCACCTATCAAAAGCGCCCTGCCTCGGTATACTCTACCGGGCGCGCACCACCAATCATCCGTGCCGTCTCGTATCAACCATCCATCGCTGCCACCTCCACGCACAACTCCGGCGATCATCACGTACCGCCACCGTCCACGGCGGAAGAAAAGTCCAAGTTTACCCGCCGATATCTGGCCGGCGTGACGGGCATCAGCTACGCCCTGTTTCTGATCGTGTTCGGGCTGATCGCGTTCATCACCGACGCGGTGGAGAACAATGCACGCTATCCGCTGGCGGAAGTGTTCGCCCTCTACATGGTATCGACCGGTATCGTGTACTTCGTCTTCCTCTACATCGACATCCGGCTGTACGTGCGGCGAGCGCAGAAAGCGCTGGAAGAGCTGCAGCGCCGTCGGCAGCTGTACGCGGACCAGCTGGAGCAGTCCGAGACGGTGGCGCTCGGCAATGGCGGAGGCCCACTGGAGTTGTCGGTGCCCGTACCCCGACCCGTGCCGGCGAACTGGGAGCTGCCACCGTTGAAACCGATCCGTCACGATTACTGCTTCGTTACGGGACGCCACGGTGAGATCATCTACCTGAAGCTCGGTGCGACCTGGTTCTGTTTCGGGCTGCTGATCCACtcggtgctgctgctctcCTATCAGGGCATCCTGATGAACAGCCGGGACGGCAAGTGGGCCCAGTGTGCGTCCAACACCACCATCGCGATGGAGGTGCTGTTTCTGTTCTACTGTCTGTTTctgatctttttcttctggaaGTACGCCAACATCGTCATCAACCGGTACCGTGGGTTGGCCCGGTTTGGCATCATGCACGCGATCGGTACGGCACTCGCGTTCTGGGTGCTGACGATCGTGCGCGAAACGGTCGTAGCGATACGGATCAAGCAGTCGTACTACGACGATGATGCACCATCGGTGGAGGCGCTAGTATCGGCGGATGATGATGCGAGCCGCGATACGTCCATGATCGCACCACACGACTGCCCCGGACCGGAAGAGTTAAACCAGGTGCTGGCATCGTTCTCGCCCTATCTGTATCCGTTCGTGATAGAGTTTAACATTCTGATTGTGGGGCTGCTGTACATGATTTACGCTAACATTAGCAAGTGTCCGAAGAAGATAACGGTCAAGGGACACAAGGGCCATCATCACCATTCCGGCGATGGGCAGGCATCGAAGGCTGGCGGCAGTGTGATGGACTTTGATGGGAAGAGCGAGTGTAGCGACCACTGTGACGATACGCTGGACCATGAGGCGCAGGTCAAGTCACGGCTGGTAGTGTACGGTGACTGTCAGCATGCGAGCCGTGGCCTGTTTGCTGGGTTAATACTGGTCGTCGCTACCATCGTGGTTATCATACTCTTCCACATTGCGTCGCGAGATGAGTAAGTGTCTACCTTCGGTTTGGCAAATGCCCCCTAAAAGTATGCTCATTTGGTTAACAAAATCTTCCTATCTGTATCGTTTGCACTCTACAGTGACTACCGCGACACCGGTATCCTGCTGGACGGTATCTTCGAGGTGACGGTACTCGGCATCATGATCTTTGCCACCATCGCCGCCTACTACCAAACGTCCCGTCTCGACATTAACCCGCACCCAATTTCGCGCCTAGACGACGTGCTTCTCTTCATCGCCATTCCCGCCTTCTTCTCGGAAACGCTCTTCAGCATGATACCGGCGTTCGAGAACAGTTCCATCCTGAACGGGTTCATCGTGTTCACACAGATCGTGCAGGTGCTGATACAGACGCCCTGGATCTGTGACGCCCTTCGGCGCTGCTCCAACACAGAGGAGCTTCAGCAGAAAAAGCCTGGCAAAGAGCTGGTCACGTTCATGACCATCGCGAACGTGTCGCTGTGGGTGTACTACACATTCTCGGTCAAGACGGGTGACTTTGGCGATGAGCGGTACGAGTACTACGGTGATGTGCTGTGGTCGATACTGAACCATCTGTCGCTGCCGCTCATCATGTTCTACCGGTTTCATTCGTCCGTCTGTCTGGTGGACATATGGCGCCATTCGTACGAGCCGGGCGAGATGGCACACTAGACAGGGCAGGAGCGAACCGTAAACACCGTACCCACTCACTGTACCGTGTGGAaatgcaaagtattatcaaaCTTGTTTATTATTAGTAGGCCTGTGAAGTTCGTTTACCATGCCGGAAACGGACTGCTCCCAGGTATAGTGGCCGAAGGCGCTTAGGTTTAGGATTAGTCACGTAAGAGACGAGCCGTCTTTTTGCTACCGGATAGATGCGATAgacaagcaacagcagcgacaCAGTACGCGAACAGTGTCTGCTGACGTCTGCAGCTGATGTCAGTCGCTCACGTGAATGCTCACACTTCCTGCATGACACTCGCGCAGAGCCGTTCGCCTGTATGTACGAATAAGACGCACAACACATCGAGCGTGTGGTGGATTAAGGGCAAGCCGCACTTGTCTGGGATTTCTTGAGCAAAGGGTTCGGGGGTTTCGGTAATCCAGGACAGATTTCATGCTTTTCTGCTGAGACAAACAGCGCTAAAAGATACCGGATAACACAAACCGAATCACGATAAAGCCCCTCTGAAACACGGACGAACACCTACACACTGCTATCAGATGTATCTGGCCGAACGACCTAGAGTGCAACTCCGAAATagaaacaggaaagaaaatcTTCATCCTGAAGCATACCCCACTCCCGCAAAGAAGAAGCCTCGATGCGAAACCCTTATCGCGGttccgttttattttactaaaatcAAAACTGCACTTACATCGAGCATGCTTCCTCTCCgcctttcttctctctctcacgctcGTTACCTCGCTGTGCGTGCGTCCTCCTGCTCCACCTACAGATAATTAGTGTGCGCGCTTATCGCGATGCAAAACGAAGGTAGGATTACTGCTGCTTGTGGTGCTGCCGCACACTGTCGAGGATTGCTTTCCGCGGTAGCACCTGCTGATAGAACGGTGTGCTCCGCCCACCGATGCCCGACCGGAAGAGGCCGGCCTCGAGCAGATACCGGGGCCGTTGTATGTCCGGCCGCGTACGCAGATGGTCGATCAGATAGCGCACCGAGCGGAGATGACGTATGTCCTGGAAGAGGGCGCGCAGCGTACGCAGATCGTCCGGGAAGTCGGGCTGGATGGTGTCGGACGCATCGGTGCGACTGGTCGTACGCAGCTCGGCCGGCAGCGTACGTCCGAACGCAACGTGCTGCGTGCGGACCTTCGCCATGGTTCGCCGATCGGCTGCCATCACCTGTGCGATACGGTTCTGTAGTGCCATCTGTAAGTTTGCGAGGAACAGAAAAACCTTCCATTACTGCCACTCCAACATGCCACGAGCGAGATACTGAGTAACGCACATGCTCGAGATTCCAGTGCTGTGCGGCATCCGTCGGGATGGCTCGGATCTCGCGTGTATCGACCCGCAGAGCCCTCGCCATCTCATCCTCAATCTCAATCGAAAACAGCTGCTTGATGATGTCCTTCGTGATGTTGGACTTTTCCGCCCCGAGCCCGTTCAACCACTCGGAGAAATCTTGCGCACCGAGATCGATCAGTTCCTCGATCTGCTGAAACAGTGGCTTATCGAGCAGCTTCTGGTCCGTCCGGTAGTACTTCGTCTGCCACCGGATACGCTCGTTGCCCGTCTTGCGCAGATACGCCTCCATCCAGTTGCTCTCCGTGTCGGCCGGAATGATCCGCGACCGGGCAGCGGATCGTTCCTCCACCACCAGCTCGAACGGTTGCACATCCTCACCAACAGCTTCACCCACCCGCGCCACCGTACGGTCGTCTTCGTCGTCCGTGCTGTGCCGTTCACCCTCACTCGAACCGGGCGGATCCTGCAGCCGGACTGCTAGAATCCCCTCAAACTCACGGTCATCGTACGGTGGCAGCTTCACCATACGCCGCAAGCGATCGTACAACCTTCTCGGGATAATGTGCGTCATGTCCAGATCGATCGGATCATTCGGTGTGTGCTGCAGCGGAAGAAACGTACGGAGCTCAAACCAATCGAACACCAGCGCTACTTACCTTCTGGAGCTTTTGTTCGAGCGATTTTATTAGCTGTTCTAGCTCGGAGTTTCGCTTTGGAGGTATTCTTGGAACGCGTTTCGGTGGTGACATCTTTTTTCAActgctttaaattatttcgctGTAGAGTAAGGATGATTAATGTAGGACTTTTTGGTCGGGAAACGCAATCAATAGTGTGTCCTACAATGCGATAAACAACCAATGCTGGTGCTATGGTAACAGGTACAGGTTACCTGCCTGTAGGTAAGGGTATTGGTAGGAGTAGGGTGTCCCCGGATAGCAAGCGCGTTTCAGTATCACTCAAAAGCGCAGTATTAAGGCTTATAAAAGTGTTTCTGTCTTgctgattgcatacatttagccGATTTCGAACAAAGCTAACTCAAAACATCTACTAGCATGTATTATCtaatgcaataaaacattCTGCTATGAGCTCagcctttttcttgttctttttgccTTGTTAGCAGCTTCATTAGCACTGGTAATAAGTGGGTATAATGGGATAACAGCGCTAAAagttcagaaaactcaaactTGCGCTATTAGCTTTCTGCAAAAGCATACTTCCGTCGAGGTAACTTTTGGAAGCTTTCGCACCAAGCTGGGTGCGTAAAGCTGTGCTTCCCGTGAAGCTTTTGGATGAActtttcgtttgaaaaaaataaatgaacagTAACGGacattttaagaaaaaaaaaaatagttgcaGACCGTTCATATTGAGGACAAGAAAAATCCCTATGAATATCTGGATAGAGGCATAGAATAAGTTTAATTTCCCTATTGCTGGGTTCGTAGCATTACTTCGTTCGTAGCCGAGTGCTTAGCTAATACGTATGAACGTCGTCGGCGGCCTTGTTATCTTATCAGGTGACATTATTGAGCTAACTTCGTTGTGACTTTGCATTATTTAGATTTAATTTACAACGTCGCATGATACTCTTACGATGCGTTTGTGACCAACGTATTATCAGTTTGTGATATCTGCCGTTAACTCGTCTATAATCTCAAAGTATGTTGCTTAATTAATGAAATCTATTCTTTAGATAATTTAACCCAGACTAGCCACGTCTATCTTTAGCTCTTTTTTAGCTGTGCTATTTCTGGCCTTCTTCACTTGATTATATTCGCTGGTGGATAGTCCGATTGAAACCTGCGagattaaaaaattacaataataCTAATTAGTGATAAAGACGTCTGTCTAGAACAAAAATGACAGTGATGACGTAGATTAGGACGCAACCTGCCATAGGGAGGCCTAAAATCGGCCATCTTAatttaagaagaagaagaagatgagtAAATATGGATTACTAGCGTGCTCAATACAtaatattgcatacttttaggctttAAAATCTTGGAGCGGCTCgtaaagaaaatgttaaagaaaAGAACTTTATTACATGTGTGTAGTTCTTTGCAGAAATTCAGGCGCATTAAAtgcttttattaaattattttttgtcaaCAATTTTCACactatatacaaaaaaaatctcacgcAAACACCAAAGTAGCTCTCCTTTCGCCCTTATTAAGTTCTTTAACCCTCATCATTCTCCGTTCCGCTGTCTACCCTCGCCGCAAACGCACTCCCCACTCTCGGCATGATAAATCTGTTCAGATACATCTTTTCCACGGTGGCTTGTCCGTCCGGCAGACACAATCGTCTTTATTATTCATGCACAGGCGACATTTTCCATTCCCAGTCGCACGGACGGAGCAGTGCGGGTCGCACCTCTATCAGGGCGGGTTATTATTTGCGCACCCCTGAATGTATGCTACGAAATGTCATTTTCGAATGCGTTCGCTTCATGCTCGCTTAAAAATGGCATCACACACCAATTTGGAGCTAGTGTggcccccctcccccccccatACGTTCACCGACACTTACACCTTCCCTCCCTTCCCTTGCTCACCCCCTCTCCCCTCCTGATCCCTTATTCTGTATCGGAAACGTCGCAAAAAGACACGCGCTTCGATGGGAATGGAGAAGAGAggaagagcgagaaagagagacagtaCCAAGCCAAACGGATGCACGAAGGATATTAGGTTATTTCCTGCAACTACCCTCGCGCGCGAATCCCAGACCCTGGGTTCTGGGGACACACGGCCGCCAAACTTGGACCGAATTTTATTAGTTCGGAAAAACCGGAATTTCCAACGCACACGGGAACGCGCCGTAGTTCTTTCACAGCCCGGCTTGGCATACGGTGCGGTTGGATGCTTTCTGAGCAGCGCTCGAAGTTCGAACTGCTCGTACAGGATGGTTGCTTTCGTAGTCGTCTATCGAATCAACCCAGCACACAATGGGTTCGGCGGCACTATGCCCGcgctgtttgtatgtgtgtttgtgtgaatgtgtgtgtgtgtatgtgagtgagGTTAACTTCCAGTTGGTGTTCCATTGTGCTGGGGATGCAAAACCACTCACACACGTTTTCTTCGCAACATAAATCGTCCGATGCACTCTCCGGATGGGTTAGCCGGTGTAGAGATCGAGATGCTTCGATAAAGGGGACATATTTCCGATATCCGGTGGGAAAGAAGGCGTCAACTTTTAACTTTctagttctttttttccaatagCAAGTGTATTTGGGTGTGAGTAAGCGAGCAAGCTCCTTCCCACTATTGCCATCTAGCGTCTGATATTTCACTCGAGCGCGATTATCTTCTTGATATCGGCCGTTTTCCACGAAAGTACTTACCGACACGCAATGCTGTGTGCTGGACTTTTCATACTGCAGCAGTTGAATGGCActataaattttattactgCACTCAGCAACTTGTAGCAGTGTTGCAGGTTTTAGTTTTACTTTTCGTAGGATTTTATGGCAAACCATTTTGCTAGTAAATAGTGGTCGGGGCCAAATTTTAATGTCAGTATAGAGATGAGAAATACACTCATCCGACATGCAACGGTTCCGGGCTTGGTGCCCTCCTGCATTCATTTAAATATGCCGCTTCCTAGAAGAGCGTATGATTTATTAGTGTTCGTGTTTACTAACAAATGACAGCTCGTGAAACGTCAGACTCGCGTTGCATTAATAAACTTCCAAATACTGCTCTGGGATATCGCGAAAAAGGAACTCCAAATCCAACTCCAAATGAACTCCCCGA
This genomic window contains:
- the LOC126555967 gene encoding proton channel OtopLc-like, which gives rise to MNTTSDVPGDTEPVTTRRVNDSTEPSQSTGYITLTVPSIVEDLQDADGRPSTPTTYQKRPASVYSTGRAPPIIRAVSYQPSIAATSTHNSGDHHVPPPSTAEEKSKFTRRYLAGVTGISYALFLIVFGLIAFITDAVENNARYPLAEVFALYMVSTGIVYFVFLYIDIRLYVRRAQKALEELQRRRQLYADQLEQSETVALGNGGGPLELSVPVPRPVPANWELPPLKPIRHDYCFVTGRHGEIIYLKLGATWFCFGLLIHSVLLLSYQGILMNSRDGKWAQCASNTTIAMEVLFLFYCLFLIFFFWKYANIVINRYRGLARFGIMHAIGTALAFWVLTIVRETVVAIRIKQSYYDDDAPSVEALVSADDDASRDTSMIAPHDCPGPEELNQVLASFSPYLYPFVIEFNILIVGLLYMIYANISKCPKKITVKGHKGHHHHSGDGQASKAGGSVMDFDGKSECSDHCDDTLDHEAQVKSRLVVYGDCQHASRGLFAGLILVVATIVVIILFHIASRDDDYRDTGILLDGIFEVTVLGIMIFATIAAYYQTSRLDINPHPISRLDDVLLFIAIPAFFSETLFSMIPAFENSSILNGFIVFTQIVQVLIQTPWICDALRRCSNTEELQQKKPGKELVTFMTIANVSLWVYYTFSVKTGDFGDERYEYYGDVLWSILNHLSLPLIMFYRFHSSVCLVDIWRHSYEPGEMAH